In Vanessa cardui chromosome 24, ilVanCard2.1, whole genome shotgun sequence, the genomic window tAAATCAAGTTAAAAATTTGGAtacataaatgatatataattaataataaaaaaaaacaaaaagcttGGCAGAATTATTAACTCCTTTACGACATTTATGATACATATTCAAAATCCGTACCATCTagaaaaatgtttctttttttaatccttttctattctttttttatattaataagaccATTACAAGATGACATATCTCATAATGATTTACTGATTCAAAGACTAATACTaggaatatagattaaaaaatatatatgaaatccTTTCTAAAAATGATTAATGTTCTAAGTACATCAACTGTCGCTAAGCCTTAATCCCCAAAATACTCTTGTTACAAAATACAGCTTCTTCAATAATCTAATACATCTGGTATTGAACTGGCATCAGATCTGAGATAGCACGGCCTGTTTGTACGGGAACCGGCCGAACGGCCATATTGAATCTGATTGACAGCTGTCAATGTTGGCGGCACTGCGACGCGTCGCCGCGCCTTCACGTTACAAGAGGCACCactaatttcatttgtaaaaataacgttctttatttaaaagaattatttttaatttacgttagtattgtattgaaaaaaaaaaaaaaaacatttccgtTGGTTATGCTttgcatgttttattttattgttattttttattcgaaaattaaaatctcatgtgatatttaattgttttgaatattataaatttaactgaCACGGAAAACAACCAAATAATTCATTACTTCTGCTATCATAATAAATGCCGATTTACGATCGAGTGACGTCATCAAAACGTGTGTCCACTTATGTGACATTAAACACCTAACTACATCTTGACATACACAACATCTGCCAATAGATATTCGACCTTATTCGTACAAGCCCAGagtatttattactatatatttttatttacctatatgCAAAATCATCATTTATCGAGTAAACGATTATGACGCTTACCTACAtaggtaatttattatattgaaaatttaaaacattaagcaTTATTTTATGGCTAGCGAGCGTTAGCGAAAAGTCCCAGCGATATCGTTTTTACCATTTATCAAATACCTAACCTGAATTGACTCGatcaatattatatgaattattttgttaccAACATCATTTTTGAATCTATTAGATTAGCAGATCACCATTCACCGAGAAGCTATGTGAAAACTATAAGGAAGAATGAGGaccatattgtgaggaaggtcttgagcatggatgtggatggatatagaggtagaggacgaccaaggaaacgatggatggattgtgtgaaagacgatatggttagaaagaatgttacttgggagatgacgtctgacagagaagtatggaaggagaagacatgctgcgacGACCCCAAATTAAATTACgataagggcaggatgatgatgattagcAGATCATATGATGATAAATTCAGATCACTAATAACCCCTGTTGGTCTAActttgtaatgtatttatcaTGTGCACGACTGAGCCACCTATTGCTTACAGATCAATTTACACAAAGAGACgggctttaatattttttaattaaataaacttaagaaatataattaaacgtgTACTTTGtgctgttttatttttcatcatctcacgcacactaagacatcttgtaagAAAAGACAACATTGAGCCTATAGTAATTTGAAGTGGAAGGACGCGCCTTCGTATTTGAATAGTAACCGACAAGTAATCGACTATGTACACTAACATAGTGTAGTTATAAGTCATTAGTACttcccattttattttaaaatatgtattctctgattgtaatattattacaacaatAACGGCTTGTCAATTTCCGACTGTTGCGCTAAGGcatccactccctttgaggaaaaggcttGGAACAGATTCCTGTATTCTATTAACTAATGACAGATGTTCATTTCAGTcactcaattgtttttttttttcaaaagaaaaaaaagtacctactcaaaatatataacaaattccaaaattcaaaattcaaagtaAGCTGTAGATAAAAACAGAACACTTAATGTAGGAGCATAGATGGCCCAGTgacaacccaggcaagcaccactatacatatatgcttaatttggatttataattcatctcgtgtctaatttcaccgaaattctgccacatgtgcattccaccaacccgcattggaacaacgttttggaatatgttccaaaccctcgccttaatggaagaggaggccttaacccagcagtgggaaattgacctTACAATTTGGGCTGTAAGTAACAAATAAGTAACAAAGCCCAAATTGTAAAGTCAATTTCCATATTTAATTGCCATAGTTAATGTAGTCAATAAATAGTTGTATAGTGAAGTCAAATAATGTTTGCATAGAAAACTTAAACTCCTATAAAATTACGGAATCAATGGgaggtttttaattaatctcaaactcaaatatgAAGAAGAGTACAGTGAATTGTGTTTGAGTATGATATAATACTGCAAAATATCGCgcgatgtaatttttttttttatggtatacgttggcatatgggccacctgatagtaagcggtcaccatcacccatagacaatgacgctgttagaaatattaactattccttacatcgtcaatgagccaccaaccttgggaactaagatgctatgtgccttgtgcctgtagttacactggctcactcacccttcaaaccggaacacaacaatactgagtactgttatttggcggtagaatatctgatgagtgggtggttaacctacccagacgggcttgcacaaagccctaccaccaagtaattagtTTCTATGACTTATCTACATCTAAGTAAGTGGATTTTGTTCAGCATTTCCAAGGGAACACTGAAGAACACTGCTCTAAATTAtctctattatatattacatatttttcatttgtataaatcaatatatttcctATGTATTGACTAAATGTGTGACACTATCTTTACATACCATGGCTGTATAGATCGATACCATGGCCATGGCTAtcccaaaaaaaaaagtgaGTGTGTTTACACAGATATTAAACATCTTTTTACAATGAAGTCATTCAATAATTGTTCTCTTTTACATTTTACTATTATACTGTTACTCAGTGGCGGATTTGCCCTAAGGCCCAATAGGCCCGGGCCTAGGGCGGCCAGGTATTAAGGGCGGCAAATCGTAGCAAAATAAATCACTCATTATAATAAGATTAACAAGAAATAACTCAAATGCAAAGTATCGTAATATGTTTTTGCATATGGATCACGTACcgtatgattaaaattttcctaaattactatttttacatatcaaagtataaatattttcatacatcgtagatacatataaaatagtttgtactttagtttaatataagtGTTCTAGGAAGTATAGGTATCGATTGTTATTACGCGCGTGTACGGCGTGTAGTCAAGTGCGGTGCGTCGCGCTACTCTCCCCCCACCCACGCTTACTCGCTTGCCCGCTCGCGCCTGCGAGTTATGTCAACAGTGTGCGTATAGCAATAGCAGTGAGCGGACGGATTCAGTTTTATACTAATTAGTAAACGCTTACGTAAAAACTTTGTGTTGCATGGTTAAATATGGACGGAAAGAAGAGGGTAAGGTTAAGTGGGGCAGAGTATCGCAAGCGGGCTAAAGAAAAAGATGATAAGCAAAAGGATACGATTAAAAAAACGCGGAAATTAGACGATTTCTTTGGAAAACCGTCTACAGATATTAAAGATCCTACTATTGAACCAACACTCGACGTTCATAGCAGTAGCGGAGCTCCGTCAACTGATGATTCTGCAGTGTCTTCAAGTGAAAATACTTTGGTCGATGTGGCAAGTATATCAAAAAAACAAGCCGAAGATGTCCCACTAGTACCAGGAGTAGGAGTGCAGCCCAGTCCTCCGGATAAGGAGCTCTACGAAATCAGCGACGATCCAGCTAAATGGACAATCGACGAGTTCACGCGTGATCACATTTGTAAGAATGGAGCCAATCAAAACATCCAAAATGATTTTCCTAATAGTGAGCGCATTTACAAAGATAAAGTGCGACAGTTGTCGAGACATTTATTCGAACGTCAGCTTCTAAATGGCGAAAAAGTTCCGCGAAAGTGGCTAATTTATTCCAAAAGTACTGGATGTGTTTATTGTGGTCCTTGTCTACTTTTTAATGGCGGGGAGAGTCAGTTCGACAAAAAAGAAGGTTTCAATGACTGGAAAAATTCATATCATCGAGTTTCATCTCATGAGAATTCGCCTAATCACAAATTATCTGTTCTGCAAATGAAAGAACGAAGTAACGTGTTAGGTCGCATTGACCACGCATTAACAATGCAATTAGatgaagaaataaattactGGAAAAACATTCTGAAAAGAGTAGTTGCATGCGTAAAAGCACTTGCATCACGTGGTTTGCCTTTCAGAGGACACGATGAAAAATTTGGATCAATCCACAATGGAAATTATTTGATGTCCTTAGAGCTTATCGCTGAATTCGATCCGTTCTTAGCAAAACACATTACACGTTATGGAAATCCAGGCTCAGGATTTACGAGTTATCTTTCTTCAACAACGTGCGAAGAATTTATTCGACTTATGGGGAACAAAGTTTTGAAGACAAttataatggaaatattaaCAGCGAAATATTTTTCTCTGATCATTGACTCGACACCGGATATATCTCACGTAGACCAGCTCACTTATGTAATCAGATATGTCCTGCCTAATGGATCACCTGTAGAACGGTTCCTCAAGTTTATTCCAAACACAGGCCACAAATCACAACAAATGACAGATGCTGTTACCTCAACTTTAATTGAATTGGGAATTGACATTTCCAACTGCCGCGGGCAATCATATGACAACGCAGCTAACATGTCAGGCATATACAACGGCctacaaactaaaataaaggaaatatcACCCCTTGCCGACTATGTTCCCTGTTCAGCACACTCGCTTAATTTAGTAGGTGAATGTGCAGCTGAAAGCAGCCAAGAGGCTTGTTCCTTCTTTTCTCTACTCCAAGAGTTATACAATTTCTTTGCAGCGTCAACTCAGCGTTGGGAACTCCTTCAAACACATTTCACCGTCAAAAGTCTATCAACGACTCGTTGGTCAGCTCGTGCAGACGCATGTAAAAGTTTGCGCGAATCCTGGAATGAAATCCATAAAGCGCTAGTCACCATCGAAAATGACACAAAACAGAAGAGGACCGTTATATGCGAAGCTAGAGGTATTCGTTTGAAACTGGAACGTTTTGAAACGGCCCTCATGGCTGTTTTTTGGGGATGTTTACTAGATCGCATCAACGCCACAAGTAAAAAACTTCAGAGTGTGGAAATTGACATTACCATTGTCATAGAACTGTACGacactttaatacattttgttggCGAAACAAgagagaatttcgatgaattcgAAAATAAAGCCATAAAACTGTCCTTCGTACAGGAATATGAAAAAGATTTTCGACGCAATCGAAAGCGTAAGCTGCTTCCTGACGAGACAAATACAGGTGAaaacatgaaacaaaaaaatggccgtgaaaattttagaataaatacgTTTTTGGTAGTCATTGATACATTATCAGAAGAACTGAAAAGACGCCGGGATGCTTATAAATTActcaacaataaattttactttattaccaACCTGACGAATTTAAGCATCTCAGAAGTCGAAGATAAGGCCAAGGCATTGCAAATGATTTATTCTACTGACTTAGAAGACAATTTTACAGAAGAATGTCTTCATTTTCGTTCTCACTGCAGCATAAAAAATGAGGAGCGAAAGAGTGCAGTCAGTCTGTTGAAATGGTTACGAACCGAAGGTCTTCAAACCATTTACCCAAACGTGGATATTGCTcttcgtatgtgtgtgtgtacaccCGCCAGTAACTGTACAGGAGAAAGATCGTTTTCTTGTTTGCGCAGagttaaaaactatttacgCACAACAATGACGGAGCAAAGGTTAAACGATCTTGCTTTGCTTAACATAGAAGCTGATTTTTTAAGCAAATTGGATTGcgaagatttaattaatgattttgctGCGCTTAAGTGCAGACGAGTTTTGTAACACATTGTAAAAcatgtatgttattaaaaacaaagcataaaactgttttaaatgttttatttaaatgtccaaTCATCCCTAAAAcctcgaaaaatattataaactaactgccttattcataaaaatattattacactgatctagttaaaatatgttttgtttcttttaccACAAAGACGTTTTCAATTGGAAAGCACATTTTAGTTATTGAGGgcttaaacttttttatgaataagacGGTAGCTTTACAAGGTAGCTTTTAGTTAACCAATTTTCTGAATCAATTACAAGTGGAAGtaaagatttttcttttcattaaaagTGGAAGAAGAAATTCATTACTGATGTATATTATAGTCTATAATGTTGGGGCTAAGAAAGGGGCGGCACATGGCCGGGGGCCTAGAGCGGCTAGGACTGCAAATCCGCCACTGCTGTTACTAGTGTGTGCTTTTCATTCATACAGATAATGTACACATTACACACAGACATTATTCAATtagtttttcattataatagttaattattgcttatatttttacattatctgtaattaaactctagaaatttattaaatttttaatagcgcaatatatctttacattatttctaatttatatggagacatttaaaaaaaatgttagccGCTACATCACTCCTAACTGTGATCTTTCACTTTCGGTTTCCATAATAAAACATCGATATTATCTCGTAGTTATCGACAATCTCTGTCACAACACTAGACAGCTTCCATCGATAAAAATCTAGTCGATCGGACAGAACACCGGTAGTCGTACAGAATGCCAATTAActtatttgttgtttatttttttctactaaACAACAGCcttcctttatttataattaaaaaaaaaaaaaacatttctttaataactaatttaaaacgaaattatttattttaaaaattatttttaacagattTTAACAAATTCCTCAAATAGAAGATAAACGAAATCATattcaataatcattatttaaaagtttttttttatttacgaataataattcaatagcaAAGGCAATTTGTTTAAAAGtatgtagataataaaatgttatacctTTTATATCAACGGTAAGCTTAGaatcaaattaataagtatCTAACTTTTATTGATAGtgtgaaattacattttttttttaaagaaggaAGTTCTTTTTGATGTCAAAAACTGTCACAAGCTTTGAACAGGTTACTGTTTGTGTAAGTCAGAGTTAGCTAGGATATAtattgaatgtatttataacataatcatattaataacgATCGTGTATCGCTTCGGAACGTACGTTCAACTAAAACAAGAGAAATGTTTTGATTATAGCACAGagctaataaaaaaacatcgcCGCGGTTATAGGAAGTGATCGCGACGCGTTGAATAACTCTTTTACATGAGTTTTACTTAGTATACGTGGAAATATCTAGAATATACATCTGAACTATAATTCTATCTCTCTCTTACTATCTCTTTCTCTTTCTGTTTCTCTACTGATTTCGCTTTCATTGGTAAGTTTCTGAATTTTAGTGAAACTACGTAAACCAAGCTTCAACCAAGAACGGGCAGACGTTTTTCACCCTTTAGCAAGGAAATTATTGGGATATTAGTGTAATGCAAGAtctgtataatatgtaaatgaattatacaaatcataaaattaaatagtgtaAAGAATCTCCCTATTGAATCTCAGTCTTTTGGGAGAAAAAATCACCTCATGTTGCCGAGTTACCGAGAGTTAGTAAGAAGAGATGCTATGTTTTATTAAGGGTTTTGCACTGGTCACTTTGTATCGCATTCTTCATCTTCAACttggtatataaaataaaaatataagtataataaaaagacGAAATTATGTAGATTAAGAAACTTAGGAACCAATGCTTTATGCCTAAAGAATCAAAATAAGTACAAATTCTTTATCAAGACTGCAAGTATCTAGAATTCCAAAAGAATTTTTCCTGTAATTTGCAAGTCTGATTAATGAAATAACGTCTTATATGCCTGTACGACAAGAAGAGAAtagagttttaatattttataaattaatctgaTTATCCATTGCAATCAACATggtttatttaacttttgtatttaaatacatttgtcaTAGCAATCATTTAATTGtccgtgtataaatatattcgttataattataattgttgattacgtataaatacataagttacatattaaatttagactataatatacctatatgtattAGATCTAAATACGTTGAAATTATTTCGAGCACCATAGAAAAACGTTTTGtatcattcgatatttgaatcattggataatttaaaaaaaaactattttttttttaaatttcaacgaTCATATTTGCATTCAAACAAAACAACTCTGGGCGTTCCGTaattttccattaaataaataaaataatacattatttaattaattcatcatGAAAAATTCAAATACAGTAAACATacgttaatgaataaattaaatttaagccgATTTGGTTACAATTTTCTTActgaaatattctttatattatttaataaaggattattatttattattgtatactaTAAGTATATTAGGGAGAAGGATTGGTGTTTATAAGTAGTAAGTATTTCACGTAATAATAATGCAGAAGTTATCGCCCCCGATCGCGTTTTAGGTGATCATCTTCTGTATAGGGTTTTAATGAAACCTAAGACCTGTATAGAAGTTTAAGCTCGCTTCATATCAAACACCATCAAATTGTGTTCAGTCATTTTGCTGTGAAAGAGCAAAACGTAGACACAGATAGACaaaattcacatttataatattgatatagattattaaaaataatctatttagtgttttttataagaaaattaaaaaaacattcataatttaaatttaaggcTCTTGAAATTCCCTAAGCTGGCCTAATGCCAACTAAGTATATTCCGGGGCCGGCATGTTGATTCGCCACTAGTAAAGTTTTTCCAAATTTATATCAGGaaaaattgaatacattttttctgtctataaaataattaacgacttgtaaatagtttttacgtaaattattattacatgtttATAAGTCAGcttaaacaaaaaaaggttttatggaATATACTTACGTCACTAATATTTCATTACAGAAAAAGCTTCtcaacgaattaaaaaaaaaaagaaaaataattccCGATATCGTAATCGTGTACTTGTACCATGGTcagtaatttaaatgttaagaaAACCCGCCAACCAATGTTATCTTtcgtttaacataaatatacagaGTGATTCAGAAAGGAGGGGTTTTACGCAAAAACTTAAAAACACCGCCATCCATCCTTAGTAATAACATTTATTCTTCtctgatatcattttaacacataaattaattttaacacaaaaagcCTCGTTgccattttttatcatatactagtagtcgcccgcaaattcgcttgcgttttagagtgttgctTGTCGTGTGT contains:
- the LOC124540235 gene encoding zinc finger MYM-type protein 1-like, producing the protein MDGKKRVRLSGAEYRKRAKEKDDKQKDTIKKTRKLDDFFGKPSTDIKDPTIEPTLDVHSSSGAPSTDDSAVSSSENTLVDVASISKKQAEDVPLVPGVGVQPSPPDKELYEISDDPAKWTIDEFTRDHICKNGANQNIQNDFPNSERIYKDKVRQLSRHLFERQLLNGEKVPRKWLIYSKSTGCVYCGPCLLFNGGESQFDKKEGFNDWKNSYHRVSSHENSPNHKLSVLQMKERSNVLGRIDHALTMQLDEEINYWKNILKRVVACVKALASRGLPFRGHDEKFGSIHNGNYLMSLELIAEFDPFLAKHITRYGNPGSGFTSYLSSTTCEEFIRLMGNKVLKTIIMEILTAKYFSLIIDSTPDISHVDQLTYVIRYVLPNGSPVERFLKFIPNTGHKSQQMTDAVTSTLIELGIDISNCRGQSYDNAANMSGIYNGLQTKIKEISPLADYVPCSAHSLNLVGECAAESSQEACSFFSLLQELYNFFAASTQRWELLQTHFTVKSLSTTRWSARADACKSLRESWNEIHKALVTIENDTKQKRTVICEARGIRLKLERFETALMAVFWGCLLDRINATSKKLQSVEIDITIVIELYDTLIHFVGETRENFDEFENKAIKLSFVQEYEKDFRRNRKRKLLPDETNTGENMKQKNGRENFRINTFLVVIDTLSEELKRRRDAYKLLNNKFYFITNLTNLSISEVEDKAKALQMIYSTDLEDNFTEECLHFRSHCSIKNEERKSAVSLLKWLRTEGLQTIYPNVDIALRMCVCTPASNCTGERSFSCLRRVKNYLRTTMTEQRLNDLALLNIEADFLSKLDCEDLINDFAALKCRRVL